AGGCGCCTGGAAACCTGAAATGGGCAGGGCCGATACCCGAGTCGTATTCTCCACGGACGGCGGCCGGGCCTGGACCGGCGACAAGCTCATCGATTACACCCCGATCAACGGGGCCTCTCCCTTCGGCAAGATCTTCACCGTCGCCGGCGTCATGCACATGCTGATCTACGGCGGTTCGCCGTGTTGCGAGCCCGGGGAGGGCACGGTTCGGGTCGGCCCCGCGACGACACCGACGTACATACTCCGGTCGACGGACAACGGCCGTTCATGGGGAGATCCGGCCCTGGTGGCGCTGGGGCTGAACGAATCGGACGTGGCCATCCTTCCCGATGGCCGGTGGCTGTTTGTCGCCCGCTCGGAGGAACGGGCGGAGCAGGCCCTGTATTCCTGCGTTTCGGAGGACGGCGGGTACAACTGGCGCGGGATCGGCCGGGTCACGGACGCAAAGGAACATCCCCCGGATCTCACCTTGCTGTCCAACGGCTGGCTGCTGCTCGTCTTCGGGCGCCGGCATCCGCCCTTCGGCGTGGAGGGCCTGATCAGCCGGGACGGCGGGACGACCTGGGATGCACGGCGGCT
The window above is part of the Acidobacteriota bacterium genome. Proteins encoded here:
- a CDS encoding sialidase family protein, with the protein product MSEKIDVRLLPGTRTVDAVAGQGYFPVIARLGGSELLMAYRGGAAHMGLGGRLDVGRSTDGGLTWSAPVTVADSERDDRNPALGMAPDGTLVLAYHWQGSYDEEGAWKPEMGRADTRVVFSTDGGRAWTGDKLIDYTPINGASPFGKIFTVAGVMHMLIYGGSPCCEPGEGTVRVGPATTPTYILRSTDNGRSWGDPALVALGLNESDVAILPDGRWLFVARSEERAEQALYSCVSEDGGYNWRGIGRVTDAKEHPPDLTLLSNGWLLLVFGRRHPPFGVEGLISRDGGTTWDARRLVLDDSLPGGDIGYPSTARLDDGRLVTAYYTAGTPDRQWEMFRAADVACRVVSYDESSLIHYCNKNA